ATGCCTAGCAGTATCATGATTTTCTTGCGCGTAAACTAAATACACATCCGCCATGAAATAATTAAACCTCAATTGTTATTTGTCGATCTTTTATAATTAAAGAGAAGTTTTATTTTGTCCATGTCTAAAATCTCCCCCGGCAGCCCAAGCGGCATGATATAGCGCTGTAGTAAAATCAGTAGTATCCAGATAACTATTTTGTAAAATTTTAGGTGTATCTGATAATTCACTAAGAACTACAATGGGGAGCCCCCTGTCATGTGTATGTTTTATCCTGTGGATAATGCTATTTCTAAGCCCGTGGGCTATTACAAGTACGGATTTTATATCAGTGTATTCGGCTCCAGAATTCAGTTCTGGGCAATTGACTTTTATTCCTAATTCACTTAATGCAAAACGAGCTTCTTCCATTACATAACGCTGGCCAAGTGAATCGGCGCAACCTTCGAGTAGGATGTGTCCATAGGATTTAGATGAAATAGGTACGCGAGAAGATAATGAACTCTCTTGAAAGCTAAATTTCTGAGTTTCACTATATGCAGATACGGATTGGGAAGCCCAGACAGCGGCTTCGGCAGCCGATAGTTTACGTTCTGCCCAATGAAATGCGAAAATAGCACTGAAAATATCTCCTGTACCAATTTTGAATATTTGAGTTGATAGATAAGCTGGTATCTGTGACATTTTTCCGGTTTTTTCGAAAACCGTTGCACCTCGAATCCCTCCTTTTACCACTACAACTGCTGCATTTTGAGTTTTCATTAAGAGTTCTGCGGCCTGTTTGATATCTTTCTGGCCTGTTGCAGATTGTAATTCTAATTCATTCAAAACAATGGCTAACTCATTAGCTGTTGAACCATTCGCTAAAAAAGGTTCAGGATCTCGCCATGTCTGTGGGTCATAAACCGCGCGATTAGCGTTAACAATGGCTTCACCTTCTAAAAAACCAAACCTCAATACAGCATCACCATCTACTTCAATCGGTGGTAGGCGTTCGACGCCAAGCATATCTGGCTGAATGTAGGGGTGTGATAATGGATGAAAATAGGCGAAAACTATAGAGGATGGACGAGAACAAACGGATGTCTTAAGCCCTGATTGTTGAAGAAATTCAAGGGCCAGTTTATCTTCAGACGCGGCATAGGTATGGAGGTGGCTGCCTGGCGATAAAGTCGCTATGGCTCTGGCTGCTCGTCCCCCGGATCCTAAGGTTGCATCCCAGAATGGTACTTCACACAACTCACGGTACAATCCACCCGCTATATGCATTCCATGTCTCCGTATTAACCGCTGGTGATAAAACGCAGGATGCTAATCTGACGAATAATTGTGACTAAATAATTATTCTCATAAATACACTAAACTGTGTATCATCAATACCATAGCGTTTGAATCCTCATTTGTCTGAGGTCTTTTTCTAAAAATATTAACTTCGTCATAAAATAGTGAAATATCGTCATCACGAAGCGAAATAACATAATTGTTCCTACCATAAGACTTACTTGCCGTTTTTGACTGAAAGCGGTATCTTTTACCCGCACCTGCAAAATCAGGTGCCGGGATTGGAACCCTGAAGAATGTTACAGGCGACATACGACGCGCCCCGCGTCTTTTTTATGTCGTGCGCTCGGTTATACCTCAATGGTGGGCTGGGCGGGGGCACCGAAAGGTGCGCCGGTTGCCTGTAACGCCGGTAGTTCCAACCCCGTTCAGTCCACCACCATGAGATTGGAACCTCTGGTGGTGGGTTTTTAACCCGTTACAGGAGGATGCCTTTATGGCTACGATCCCCACTCAGACACACCCGTCACTTGCTGTTCCTTTCAGTGCCACTACGGATTTCACCATACTCGCTAGTCACTGCGAAACCTTTGCCGAAACCCTGATTGAAAGCAACGATCCCGCGTTGAAAATGGCGCTCTGCGGCAGAATCAACACCTGTCTGACGCTGCTGCAACCCACACTGTTAGAGCCTGTTCCTCCCCATCTGGTTGAAAGCCTGACCGTTGACACGCTGCCTGCCAGTTCTCCGCGTTTCGATCCTGAATGTACGGAGCTTTGTCGTTACTGCCTTTCTATCACGCAAACCCTGTCGGGGCTGGGATTTGCCTCTGAAACGGAGAAGTACCTTAGCTGGCTGCTGTACGACCTGATTAACTACTTCGCTGCGGAAATGAAAGCCCCGCGTTGGTTGCGTACCGCCGGCGGCGTGAAGTTTATTGACGGTGTGGAGATCAAAGCATGATGCAGTCTGACTGGCATCCCGCCGACATTATCGCCGGACTGAAAAAACGTGGCACTTCGCTGTCAGCGCTTTCGCGTCAGGCAGGGCTGGCATCCTCCACGCTGGCAAATGCGCTTACCCGCCGCTGGCCTAAAGGCGAAAGATTGATTGCTGAAGCGTTAGATGTTGCGCCTGAAAAAATCTGGCCTTCACGCTACCGTAAACCAGAATACCGATAAGAAAAACGGCTCTCCCGATCTTTTTCCTGCCCTTGCAGATGAGAGATCGGGAGAATGCCAGTGACGTGCGGCAACTCAGCATTTAACCAAATCAGCGGGAAATGTTTTTCAGGCAAAAACAGTTTCCTCTTTCGGCACCCGTCACATTCGCATTATTTTCTCTCTGCAACAAATGGCCCTTCGGGGCGCCCTTATACGCTTCACGACCTGCAAGAAGCGGCCTGATTTCAGGCTGGTCGTCCCTTTACCGACAATACCTTTGAAAATGTCGGACTGCGTTGCAGTTAAGGTCACTCTTCACATTGCGTCAATATCTGAACTGGTTTTTCGGTACAGATCGTAAAACGGTGAATGCTATGCATGCCATTCACTGAAATACCCGAATGCGTCTTCAGCTTTGCAGCAACGACGCATGAATCCCTCATTCCATCGTTTCATAATCATCTTTATAGCTTTACACCTATATAATTTTTAACCTATATTATTCAGGAGGTCCCGTGTGGACGATTAAAACAACGGATATGTTTGATCACTGGTTTTCCTCGCTCAATGATACCGATCGGGCCAGCGTGCTTGCAGCGCTGTTGGTCCTGCGTGAAAAGGGGCCGGGTTTGTCCAGACCTTATGCCGATACGCTCAGAGGCTCCCGCTTTAGCAACATGAAAGAGTTGCGTATTCAAAGTCGGGGTGATCCGATACGGGCATTTTTCGCTTTTGATCCGACCCGTACCGGCATTGTACTTTGTGCCGGAAATAAGGTCGGCAATGAAAAACGTTTTTACGATGAGATGCTCCCGGTTGCAGATCGGGAATTCACGAACTGGCTGAACACAATAAAAGAGAAGGAGTAACGCGATGGGCAGAACGCTGGAACAGCTTATTGCGGATGAAAAACCTGAAGTCGTGGCCGAAGCTCAGGCGATGGCGACGGACATCCTGCTCAACATCCACCTTGCCGAACTGCGCGAGAAAGTACAGAA
This window of the Citrobacter freundii ATCC 8090 = MTCC 1658 = NBRC 12681 genome carries:
- a CDS encoding PfkB family carbohydrate kinase, whose translation is MHIAGGLYRELCEVPFWDATLGSGGRAARAIATLSPGSHLHTYAASEDKLALEFLQQSGLKTSVCSRPSSIVFAYFHPLSHPYIQPDMLGVERLPPIEVDGDAVLRFGFLEGEAIVNANRAVYDPQTWRDPEPFLANGSTANELAIVLNELELQSATGQKDIKQAAELLMKTQNAAVVVVKGGIRGATVFEKTGKMSQIPAYLSTQIFKIGTGDIFSAIFAFHWAERKLSAAEAAVWASQSVSAYSETQKFSFQESSLSSRVPISSKSYGHILLEGCADSLGQRYVMEEARFALSELGIKVNCPELNSGAEYTDIKSVLVIAHGLRNSIIHRIKHTHDRGLPIVVLSELSDTPKILQNSYLDTTDFTTALYHAAWAAGGDFRHGQNKTSL
- a CDS encoding ash family protein encodes the protein MVGWAGAPKGAPVACNAGSSNPVQSTTMRLEPLVVGF
- a CDS encoding helix-turn-helix domain-containing protein, with translation MMQSDWHPADIIAGLKKRGTSLSALSRQAGLASSTLANALTRRWPKGERLIAEALDVAPEKIWPSRYRKPEYR
- a CDS encoding type II toxin-antitoxin system RelE/ParE family toxin, whose product is MWTIKTTDMFDHWFSSLNDTDRASVLAALLVLREKGPGLSRPYADTLRGSRFSNMKELRIQSRGDPIRAFFAFDPTRTGIVLCAGNKVGNEKRFYDEMLPVADREFTNWLNTIKEKE